One genomic segment of Mauremys mutica isolate MM-2020 ecotype Southern chromosome 10, ASM2049712v1, whole genome shotgun sequence includes these proteins:
- the LOC123378703 gene encoding uncharacterized protein LOC123378703 produces the protein MAPLLLLLLAALPLPLGGSGRFAQPRLRHLQAAPCAPRGGPEPECPALYASEPARPGHKLRALLPDGSAAASGAKRGGPGAPPAHDALLLLDPSPGASFGHPLRLFQLDFGVSPRRCRGPDRVYLGSYECLTLALRSRCENQTKRRGRGGQGTRGEPLVGGCEIHFLPLVVAAQDPKRQQRLRCVELPGFSPCPQPLPVVSPGPAAARCELARNTRRCHRQQLPSHKSCRMYQTCDHAVLMSGGWQDQITYPHHARNLRLFGQMLRRNGFRQEHIKAFFAGDGQAPVAAEVGDVYPATEKLLIRSHLALVCRTRHCADSLVLYLNSPTRSDGTMLLWDTNKNGIADPKERYPVAELLADLEGCSARRVFLFLDQSYPGPLAKKLLASGRHGNVVLVSGQRGSDFARGSAFSEFWARLQPDQCLLQHLLQAGPRAAGSSPGATLQLLNVTLAGAPCHSTLALTEDEFLGCQNLPTMLWYQATHTQQQQDDD, from the exons atggccccgctgctgctgctcctcctggccGCCCTGCCGCTGCCCCTGGGCGGCTCGGGCCGCttcgcccagccccggctgcggcacctgcaggcggctccgtgCGCCCCGCGGGGCGGCCCCGAGCCCGAGTGTCCCGCGCTCTACGCGTCggagccggcccggcccggccacaAGCTGCGGGCGCTGCTCCCCGACGGCTCGGCCGCGGCCAGCGGCGCCAAGCGGGGCGGCCCCGGGGCGCCCCCCGCGCACgacgcgctgctgctgctggacccGAGCCCCGGGGCCAGCTTCGGCCACCCGCTGCGGCTCTTCCAGCTGGACTTCGGCGTCAGCCCGCGGCGCTGCCGGGGCCCGGACCGCGTCTACCTGG GCAGCTACGAGTGCCTGACCCTGGCCCTGCGGAGCCGCTGCGAGAACCAGACCAAGCGGCGCGGGCGCGGCGGGCAGGGCACGCGGGGGGAGCCGCTGGTGGGGGGCTGCGAGATTCACTTCCTGCCCCTGGTGGTGGCGGCGCAGGACCCCAAGCGCCAGCAGAGGCTGCGCTGCGTAG AGCTGCCGGGATTCAGCCCGTGTCCGCAGCCGCTCCCCGTGGTCAGCCCCGGCCCCGCGGCCGCTCGCTGCGAACTGGCCAGGAACACGCGCCGGTGCCACCGGCAGCAGCTGCCCTCCCACAAGTCCTGCCGCATGTACCAGACCTGCGACCACGCCGTGCTCATGTCAG GCGGCTGGCAGGACCAGATCACCTACCCCCACCACGCCCGCAACCTGCGGCTCTTCGGCCAGATGCTGCGGCGGAACGGCTTCCGGCAGGAGCACATCAAGGCCTTCTTCGCGGGCGACGGCCAGGCGCCAG TGGCTGCAGAGGTGGGCGACGTGTATCCGGCCACGGAGAAGCTGCTGATCCGCAGCCACCTGGCACTGGTGTGCCGCACGCGGCACTGCGCCGACTCACTGGTGCTTTACCTGAACAGCCCCACCCGGAGCGACGGCACCATGCTCCTGTGGGACACCAACAAGAACGGCATC gccGACCCCAAGGAGCGCTACCCTGTGGCCGAGCTCCTGGCCGACCTGGAGGGCTGCAGTGCCCGCAGGGTCTTCCTCTTCCTCGACCAGAGCTACCCGGGCCCGCTGGCCAAGAAGCTGCTGGCGTCCGGGCGGCACGGGAACGTGGTGCTGGTGAGCGGCCAGCGGGGCTCCGACTTCGCCCGGGGCTCGGCCTTCAGCGAGTTCTGGGCTCGGCTGCAGCCCGACCAGtgcctgctgcagcacctcctgcag GCGGGCCCGCGGGCAGCCGGCTCCTCCCCCGGGGCCACGCTGCAGCTGCTCAACGTGACCCTGGCCGGGGCACCCTGCCACAGCACCCTGGCGCTGACGGAGGACGAGTTCCTGGGCTGCCAGAACCTGCCCACCATGCTCTGGTACCAGGCCACGCAcacgcagcagcagcaggatgacGACTGA